TGTGAATGTTAGCTAATTTTAGGGCAGCCTCATCGATTCGTCAACCATTCGTCTTAGTATCTCCATTTATGCGGCATTCTCCCACAATACTGGTGTAACAAATTCCAAGTAATTCGAATCATTGTAACAGTTGAGTTAGCTTGATGTTATTGaaaccacaaataaaacgAATTATTGAACTACATCGCTTTGTGTTTCTTGGCATGAGCGCTGAGCTCCACACTGCTCCTGAAAATGCGTCCGCATTTTCGGCATCTGAGCAGATTCTTGTTTCCGTGCTTTCGCTGCAGATGATCCACCATATTCTCCTTGGTGTAGAACCTCTGATCACAGCACTCGCAGCAATATCTACGACCCTCTATGCTTCCGTGGACCTTCTTGTGGCGCGTTAAATGAGCCCTTCGCACAAAGGACTTGCCGCACTCATCACAAATGTGCAGTGCATCGGGGGATTCTGACCTATGATTGCTCTCGTGCGCCCTTTTCATGTGATATTTGAGACTTCGCTCCGCTGTGTACACCTTATTGCAGTGCGGGCAGGCATGGATAATCCTCGCGGCGCTATTGTGATGCATCTCCCGCAGGTGCGAGTCCAGCAGATTGGCCCTGGCATAACTCTTGGCACAATGGACGCAGGTATACGGCCGCAGACCCTCATGCTGCTGCATGTGGGCCTCCAGCAGCGACGACTTGTAGAAGCCACGATGGCATAAGCGGCACTCGAGGGTGTGTCGCACTCCTCGTCGCTTCCTTGCACCCAGCAACTTTCTCATGGCCACAATGGGTTGC
This genomic interval from Drosophila teissieri strain GT53w chromosome 3L, Prin_Dtei_1.1, whole genome shotgun sequence contains the following:
- the LOC122617040 gene encoding zinc finger protein 436, whose translation is MFDSKLSLCAGRMVADSTTTFAMEGRNVAKTLICRACLVLLGPQDASHNLDSEKDLASKYYGCTGGDPGKDLPPQLVLQSICECCYQMVQKFHDFQRMCEESLRNFEKLLHDIDMGCLKLEDHMPDLDTPSESNESTNPEAHADAPRLPESTPEIEEVYVVEDESAQQDLGKEKQPIVAMRKLLGARKRRGVRHTLECRLCHRGFYKSSLLEAHMQQHEGLRPYTCVHCAKSYARANLLDSHLREMHHNSAARIIHACPHCNKVYTAERSLKYHMKRAHESNHRSESPDALHICDECGKSFVRRAHLTRHKKVHGSIEGRRYCCECCDQRFYTKENMVDHLQRKHGNKNLLRCRKCGRIFRSSVELSAHAKKHKAM